Within the Glycine soja cultivar W05 chromosome 3, ASM419377v2, whole genome shotgun sequence genome, the region TACTATTCTGTTTTAGGTAGGATCTTTATTGTATCACAAAGGGGGCctgtatttaattttacatcCTCTTCtgcaaataagtaaaaaattaattgcttTTGACTTTCgtttttagaaatataaaatttgaccaAATTATATTGGAATTTATCTAGAAATTCATcttgtcttttctttttattttgttttttttattgtttccttACCCTAAGGAAAATCCTTCTTTTAGATGAGGGAAACATATCTGGAGTTATTTTGCGTATGCTTACATATTTTAGTATGTGACTGTTGTTCTTTGGTACATTTGGGTTTATATGCAGGTAGAGTGACTCCAGAGAGTGTGGTTTACAGTTTTGGAACTCTGCTGCTAGATCTCTTGAGTGGTAAACATATTCCACCAAGCCATGTAAGCTTTTCCTTCCATTATGAAGTACTAAAACTAAAATTCCATGAGATCTTCACACCATTGATTTTGGACAATGATGGTGTCAATGGCTGATATAGTTGCTTAAAATACACATTCAGCGTGTGGGACACACTATAATTTATATCAATAtcataagcaagaaattgctaTTATAGAAATTCTCATGTGACATATTTTGAAACTTTTCTAGTATATTGTTTATAGTCTTTTACAAtaactacaaaaaaataaaaaaataccagtTTACAATCTTTTGGTATATTAGTCATTGACTCATAGTGTATTAATTATTTGGATCTATTTCAAGTTGCAAAATAGTACTTCTACGTAGAAATATCTGTGTTAAATCTTTAATGTTCACGCAGACCATGTCTAGTATAAATTAGGTGGTTCATTGATGTACCAAACTCaatgaagaacaaaaatatgatattcaCAGCATTCACTTTTGTTCTTTTACAGGCACTTGACTTAATTCGTGGCAAAAACTTTTTGATGTTGATGGATTCTGCCTTAGAGGGTCACTTTTCAAAGGATGATGGAACTGAGTTGGTTCGTTTGGCTTCTCGTTGTTTACAATATGAAGCTCGTGAGAGGCCAAATGCAAAGTCTCTTGTTGCATCTCTTTTGTCACTTCAGAAAGAAACAGAGGTATATTCCATGCATGATAAGCTTTTAGAATAATAGTTTATGCTTAGGTCTCATATATCTATTATTCTACTTCTATTATTACACAAATATtcctcttcttcccttatttttgAACCTAATTTTTTAGCAGCATTTGGGAAACTTCGTCTAATCATGCTGATGAAGTACCTCCATACTTTCCATATTCTTTTCCAGTTGTTGTGTTTCTTAAGATGACTGATTATCACTTAAAGTGAATTGAAATTTAAGTATATGATGATtattaaagtttaatttatatacattatTATTGTAAAGCATATTTACACCGATATTCAATGAGATTTGACTACTTTGccttatcatttatttattaatatgatgTAGAGATTAAAAAATGTCTTAGAATTTAATGGTTATGCActcataatgtaaaataaatttagactGATATCCAATCACAAATCATCTTTTGTATGACTTTTAAGGTAATTATTGTAAAACTCAATAAACTTACCATACATTGTAGATTACGATTGGATGACAATAGAAAACTATACATACATTGTCAgtgtatcacttttttttttttctcaatgtcTTGTTAGATTTCAccgtaaaaatattttatgttaacaATGTatgtaaattaaattcttatttgcACATAATTTGGAATTATGCTAGTGTTTCCATGTAGTTTAATTGTTAAGATGTTGTATAAGCATCTATGACAAAAACAAATGTTATATAAGCAATGTGAGAACCTTATACCTATCTTGGGAAGATTATAATTTCTCATTTGGATAGTATATGAGCAGGTCCCTTCATATGTTCTGATGGGTCTCCAGCAAGAAACTGCATCCTCAACAAAGCAATTGTCATTGACACCTTTTGGTGAAGCTTGTTTGAGACTGGACCTTACTGCAATACATGAAATATTGGAGAAAACTGGTTACAAGGATGATGAAGGAATTGCCAATGAGGTTTGCTTACACACTTTTTCCCTCTATTTTTATTGTTACCAACTCTAATGTTGATCCTTCTTAATGTTGAAACTGCAGCTTTCCTTTCAATTGTGGACCAGTCAAATGCAAGAGACCTTGAATTTGAAGAAGCATGGAGATACTGCTTTTAGAGCTAAGGACTTTGTTACTGCCATTGACTGCTACACTCAAGTAAGAGGATTTTAATTTAAGGACTTTTTGCTTAAATTGGAAGCTATGCTTAATGTTAATGTTGCAGAGTTGCAATGACTGATGGTTGCATACTGTCTTGTTAAACATCTAATTTGGATTATCGTTTGTTAACTTAATTTTGCATCATCctgaatttgaaaaaataattttaattaaaagtaattttaaagcaaagtgatttatatttaagaaattttctttcaaaagtaaattcaaaataaattttttaacccacaaatgaaaaagttacatttttaatgattttttcttacTTCTACATCAAATGTATTTTTAAGAACAAACTTTATATTTACTTGAcaaccattttttttcctaGCAAAATCATGTTTGGGTAGCAAAATCATGTTTGGGGTTTCCCACTACATAATCAAGCAGGGCATTAGTAGATATTGTTTAGGCCTTTTCCTTCTAGCCTTAAGTTGTTTGTAGATGTGatggtttaaaaataaaacaaggagAAAATAGTTTATtgctaatttataaaatatttttacatgctaattgattttatatatatatatatatatatatatatatatatatatatatatatatataatcaatttgttgaattttaaataactgctttaaaagtatgattttttattaataaaaatgtaagaCATAAAAAGTAAACTCTAACCTAACCATCAAATGTTTGTATTGTGGAGTTATTCTAGGTCCAATCAGGCTCCAACATGAGTGCCTCTAATAGAGGATACCTATGGCcaagacaaataaataaataaataaataaaactctaGCATTAGTTACTTATCTATATCCATGATGAGTGTCTCTGACAGAGGATACCTATGGCcaagacaaataaataaataaattaaactctaGCATTATTTACTTATCTATatcttatactttttttttttcagttcatAGATGGAGGGACCATGGTGTCACCTACAGTGTATGCAAGACGCTgcttatcttatttaatgaatgACATGGCACAAGAAGCCCTTGGGGATGCAATGCAAGCCCAAGTGGTATCTCCAGAGTGGCCTACTTCTTTGTATCTTCAAGCAGCTTGTCTTTTCAGCCTCGGAATGGAAAATGATGCACAAGAGACTCTCAAAGACGGGACTAACATGGAAGccagaaaaaacaaaaactgaaaaagttgtatagatttttctttttcttttgttgtctTAAGCATTATTTCATTTCATGCCCTTTAAAGTAGTTTTTCTTAGGCTTTGCTTCCAATTTCCTTcatgatttatttgtttttaatttcttttttaatttttttttggctttccgTAATGCCCGGGACAAAATACAGTGActgatttgaaattttatacGCGTGcaccctctttttccttcttttgtttCCACCTGCATGTCCTTTGTTGTCTCCATTCAATGACAATACTGtcaaaattatatatctatGCAGTACAATTTATAATGGACCAAGAAGAGAACAATACAATTTATAAAGGTGTCACATGGGAAGTGTAGGACGTGtcaattcacttgcaaaattttccttCCAAACTTTTAGGCTTTCCAATTACAAAAGGTCTCATATAGGATGTACTATTTTGgtctagagagaaaaaaatcattttgtataaatattagacataagtaaattttaattaattttatcttatttgatgttcttatcttacaaatattatttatttaattgagattgtagataacttttttttccttatactaTGTACCAATGAATGATatataagttgaaaaaaatagttttgatttagattgatataattaatatgattaattaattatttttttgaatttttttttcttagaatattttaaattttatcacaCCGCCTTTTTGTTAGTTTATTACATAAGTTCTAATTCTTCGTGAGATGTAGAATGAATTCAATATAATTCCTAGCTTTTCATGTATATGTTCAATCAAAAACAATTTGTAAACCACTAAATATATTCTTTCTATCTCCTCTCAATTTATGGGTGTACCCTAATTCAATATGTTATGTGTCTATTACCTTTGTTTCACTGagagaatttaaaatgatatcaaAGCCTAGGTAACAAAATATAAGAAGAATTAACCCAAGAACTCTAAGTTTATGTGTTCAATGTCCTTGACAAGCATGTGTTGATAATTCTATCATCTTCATGGTAAGCCTAGGACTTGGCACTTAGCTTGAGGATCACAACAAGTTTGTTGGGTTTTGCCAATCTCATGCTTAGTTTAGGATTAGGTGGCACTTAGCGATAGAGTGACATAAAACACCATTTTGTTGCCATTCTTGCGCTAAGCTCGGGACGTTAGCATGAGCTCCCAAACAACATTTTTTGTATTTGCacattttgttgtgttttttaattttgggccttTTGAACATTATAATTAAGACCTAATGTTGCTCTAATTACCTTTGTTAGGTCTATTAATTAAGGAATATATTGTCTATTATTCCCTCTTGTAaacaatttaatcattttaatgaaattaaccTTTGCTTAAGTGAGAGTTTGAAGCTTCTTGAGTTTCTTCAATGGAATCATGATTCTTGTCTACGATATGAAATCCTTAACGGTGAATCCTTCTCGACTTATCTATTTGCATCAATCATGGTGTTGttttactactttttttttctacttcttctccatttttccttttcgGATTCTTGAACATTCATCCATGGAGCTCTTAAAGTTGATTTCTGAAACTGTCCAAATCAAGCAATTTGTAAGTTAATCTTCATCATTTGGCTTCTTTTGCATGTGAGATGCAGTGACTTCCTCTTTTGCTTAGAGACTTGACCATTTTTTTACACGCACTACTATTTTCTATTGTAATAACAAGAGCACCTTGCACATAGTTTGAAAATCCAGTTTTAGATATTGGTTGTCATGTTAATTAGGGAACGTCTTCAATTTAGTCTCAAGACTTTTTCCCTTTAGTGGTGCTCTACCCAAGCAGCTGACATATATTTACTAGAACACTCATCGATCTTGTCTTTTAACATTTAGTCTTCAAGTTGAACATTCATGGTTGATGGTTGGAACATATCATAATGATGTTAGCTCAAATGGATGCTAATACACACACGAAAGCACGCACCAATCCTAtcttaattttaacatttagtCTCCAAGTTCAACATGCATGATTGACAAACATCACAGTGATGCCAACTCTGATGCTACTGAATTAGTTAGTTAATTAGAATATTCCAAAAACTACCACACCACTTGTTTATTAGTatgttaattgtgatataggcTTTGGTGGTTCACGAAATGTTTAATGGCTGCAAATTTGTCAATTCcaaaagtttaaatatttaatgcatcatTTCATTAACCATTGAACCTTTTAGTTTCTGTTCCATAAAatgtagtgttttttttttttttttttttacttttccatTAAAATGTAGCTTGTTGGAAAGactataaaaatagaataatataagtataaaaaaaatatatattaagttttaaaaaatatattttatacattaacaataaaaatttattataaattaaaaatatattattgttggAGTTCTTAGTATGCaactttattaaataattagagaGTTTTATTGTCGATAACTTTTGTATTTGATTGGAATCGGATTGTCTCCAGTAGAAAGTAGTCTTTATCATAGAAAaatgattctatttttttaatttatgttacttTTGGATAATTAGTTTAAATCTATTTtgtagtaaaaataaaattaataaattagtaCTAACAATGAGATTACATATAGAGTTTGGCCGGCATGTTTGAGATGTTGGGGACTAAGTGTGACATTACATAAGGATGCGATGGTGAATTTCTTATAGTTTTGGGGTTGATGGATTGGCAGTTGGAATTTTGTGGATTAACattgtttaattattagattaaatttatgattattaatattaattatgtaaataaattatgatttattaattGATGGATATtagttttgaatttattatgtgattatttttatgatagatTGAATCTCACTTACTGTTTAAATGAGGAATCTGTTTTTGTCATGTGCTTGTAAAATTATTGCCCCATTAGACAATTTTACCATAACCCAATATCATGTGAGAACTCCAACAACCAACCAGAGAGTAATATCTTTCTCATTTCAGGTTGGTGATTCAATTGAGATATTAAGGAtgaatttcattttctcttcaatgTCTCTAACTctattataattgttattagtTGTTATATACTTATTATAATTGTGCGTCATTTGTTCCAAAATTTCCATCATTGTGGTGTAGATAACAAAAAGTATTGGATGGCGGTATGATTTGTGGTAATATGGTCAATATAGTTGAGCCATAATTCTTGGATACTTACatcaacaaacacaaaaaaggaATGCCTTGTTGATTTCATTAAATTCCGTTCATGACAGTAGAATAAGGCAAAGGGGGGTCTCACTTATCCATTATCTGAATGGGTGTTGAATCCTAGAGCATGCATTGATATTAATTGAAATGTTATGGGACATATCACTACGGTTTTAGTGTTTTAATATTGTTTCCTTATGTTAATTTGTTGCTGGTGTATGTAGCTCATTGTTATTATGATGTTTGTCTGGGTGACGGGAGTTTTGGTGAGTTAGGGGGTTGGGCAAAAGCTGTATCCATCGTGTTTatgctttatttattttgtttgttttgacttGTAAGCTTGGCATTTATTGTGCTActggtttttattttaatgaaattctttgcttataaaataaattaattaatattaaaattgcttttatatatttttgtaaaatattataagagtatatacaaataataatgaaaaaaaatttcgtatatgtaattattaaaagtagattcaaaattttaaaatttttaattaattatatttaaattaaatttcagtatgaaaattataatatgataatttaaatattaatcaacaaaatatttatttatgaaactaTTTACATGATTTTATACAGTGTTTaactataaataatttcataagattttaaaataaaaataataaaacattgaaaaaaaatgaaattagagaGAGAgggtttgagagaaaaaaaaattatctaaaagatGACCTTTTGTTCTCCCAAAACCTTCCCTTAAAATAGAGTTAATAGATTGATGACcaaaatgtttatatatatatatatatatatatatatatatatatattaatattatattaaatattattattttttaatgataatatagtcattttaaaaaaatattataatcatattattataaaaataaataacattcaaAGGACTCaaagtaaaagaaattttttgagaaaaatatttgttaatcaCTGTAGAGTAACTGTTCAACTAAAAGATCAATTAATGACTTGGATGTGTTGTTGAAAATGGAGGGAAATTTTTATAGAATCTTGACATGTGACACCAAAAACCTTcctttactaattttttttgttttaatccttttcattagaaaaaaattaatctgaCTAATATGAAGTTCGATTGAAAAATTAGAAGGTAAATAAAAtctgacaaaaaattattttcgttaAAAATCAAACTGAGATAATATTCGATTGACTTAACATTAACTGTAACACATAAATCACTTGTGTCCAATCACTTAAATTTTTTCCTTTCCATTCccttgttaataaaataaataaatagacattgctaataaaataaataaatagatattataataatttgagataggaaaaaaaaaaagataacataaTATATCCTAGAGAGACTCAAAATAGTAGAAACTTTcaggaaaaaataattgttaatcaCTATATGATATGGACCGTTtaactaaaagataaattaatggCTTGAAATTGTTGAAAAAGGAGGGAAAAGTTTTATAGAATCATAACATGTGGTATAAAAAAACCTTCCTTTTGGTACATTGTTAATGTTAATAGATTACTTTACCGACTAAAATGAGTTGTCCACTTTAAAACAATCATATCTATAatatacatttaatatttatgcaAAATCACATTGATTTGCAAAATAAAGTAATAGgggggatttttttttctaaacatagACAAGCTCTGCTATATACCTTTGTCTGAATAAGAAAGCACTATAAAGAAAGACCCAATATTATAGGAAGACTGCACAACATAAATGACGAAATCACGAACTGTTGACTTGCATAGAGGCAAGGATGATATAAATGCCTACTTACATAGCCCCAGTAAGGCCTTAAAATGAGAACATTAATTATCTCTAAGAATCAATTCTCTATTTTAGATTGTGGTTTCtcctttctatttttcttcctctttctcttCACCCCCTCCCCCATTAAAttagatttcatttttctttaaaatataagtaaagaaaaaaagttatgctTTAGAAAAATTACGAGGAGGGCATATTGAAATGAAAAAGCCACGATATGACAAATGCAAAAACTATACAAGCAAGCAGAAAATTCAGGAAGCGATGGCCTTGCCAAAATCTTCGAGGTTCTGTTGATGTTGAGATTGTGGATGCTGCATTATTAGCATTGCTGCTGTCACTCAAAGTATGTGTTGTCTCCTCATTTGCCCCACAAACATTCCGTGCAACAGAATGACATATTTCACATGTCCTGaattttaacaaacaaaaaaattagaaaaaataattaagggctaaatataattttagtcatCAACAAAGTCATGTTTTCTAACTGAAATTAGTCATTGAAAAAATCAATAGATACTTTACACCAATCTCACAGAGAGTCCGtgacaaaaaaaacaattttagtcCTCACAAATGAAATAATGTTCACTTTTAGTCTctcaaaaataaattgtctCTTCTTAGTTATTCATTTTATTCTATTGCatggactaaaaacatatttaacctatttttttaactaaagagGTAGATGTTCATATAAATAGTTACAGTTATAATTGTGAGGTTACACAACTAGAAGAAAGTAGATATGATAAATCCCACCAAGGTATTGCTTTAAGTGAAACAGGAAAGAGAGAGCACAGGTGAAAAATTGCTGGTACCATTGAGTACATGCTCTGTATAAGGATCAGGGGCATTATTATCCCCTCCTAAactgaaaaatcaaaataaactagcAAAAGAGAACTCGCATAGTATTGGCAATGCATGATAGAAACTAGACAGAAAAGAAAAGGCCACATTTTCAACAACCACAAACTTAGTACATTAACCAAATCCTTAAGAGTTTAGAAGCTCATACACAGAATAAGGGCATAGTTGATGGGTGGAGCAATTATTCCTCACTATTGCAACCaaggaatttttttcaaattgaatgaAAGTGTTTGTCAGTTAACTTATGTGTTTCTACTAAGATGTCATACCAGACAGATTCTGATTCCTACTTGATACCTTCTACAAATCTACACTTGTCTTTGGTGGGACAATGAAAAAATCACGTGGTAAGGTAAACCATGCAGCTTCTTCTAAACCCATTAAGAAAAAGATTATTTCAAGAATTTTCTATCAATAAAACAAAAGCATCAATCGATATGTCAAAGAAAGAACAGAGAACATATTCATATTCTGTTTCACTTAATAAAGCCACTAATCATGCGCTTGCAGGGGCAGAGCCATAACTTTGGCTTAAGGGAGGCTATGATCAAATAGCATGGCTTAGTaaagaaattttaaacttttatgtGCATTTATATAtgcaagatatttttttttttggttacagACATATGCcagaaattaatatataactattatccttttataaataaaataactacaTAACTGTATTGAGTACAGAAAtaatataagagaaaataaataaattatatagataagacaaatatttttaatataggggaccacaaaataatttttatagtaatttcAAAAAACATCACAAAAATTAGGGGTGACCATGGCCCCACTAGTTCACCACCTCACATTCCTCCCTCCACTTCATCAGCAACTAGATATGTTATACTGTTAACCATAGTTGCCTCCATAGATGGTCCCAAACATGGAGAAGAGATAATTCATCAATAAAATAGGTTCACTACCATGCATTAAACAAGGGGAAAAAATTATAGCATTATATTGAATTAGAATTCATGTATTGCAATTAAAATCAGGGATTAGCACAGTTACAATGAGTACAGGTTTTAACTGTTCTACTATCTGCAAGTGACATGCTGAACCTTTACATGCAGTGTGACAATAATTAACTTTAAAGTTCTTTGACTAGGATCTATCTTGTGGTGAGTAAAACAACTAAGCATACTAAAAGTTTGATATCATCATACATCATAAATGAACAAATTTTCACAAATCCTTAACATTTTGGGTTAAAATATCATTGGTGACACATCATCAAGCTATAAGCATCCACcaagacaacaaaaataaatcccAAATACATGAACAAAAGGGCGAAGGTGTCAAATCTCCACTTAGATTGAGATAAagataatgaaaaagaaataatatgaaaattccTTAATTTCAGAAAAGGGACAAAGCAACAAGGAATCCCACTTTGCTTGCACAACTCAGCTAATCAGTAAGACTGACTAATGCTTTATGCCTTACTCTTTAAGTCTTCTTTAAATAATGTAATCTTCTATAACATTCCCCACTCTTGAAGAAACGATGGAATTTTCTGCCTTAAAAGTTTTGTTCCTTATACTCAAAATTCAATTAAACCATTCATAAGTTAAATTGCCTACTAAATACTTCACTTACATTTCAGAATTTTTCTACACTAAAGTTTTGAGTATCATATCCATACCCTTCCACTAAATACAAGATGTCACtaaattgtaaaattttctGCAAGCAGTGACATGGCATGACATGACTAGTTAATAAGCTCAAATTCCCAATGCAACAAATCAAGAAAAAGGAGGGTTtgtattttctgtttttctaaaattatgaaagttaaaataaaaaccaaGTTCACAATCCAACTAAGAGCATCTTtggattaaaaattgtaaacttAAGTTTGAACGAACTTCATTTCACAAATGCGTTTGCAAAAACAATTCTCCTTTTACTTCCATTTCAAATTGAGTTTCAAGGCGAAATTGAGGCAAGATTCAGTTTACAATTGGCCTAATTGAAAACCAAACAAGAGGCTTTTCCAATTTTACTTTTTCTGCAGCAGATTTTGAGACTTC harbors:
- the LOC114406252 gene encoding serine/threonine-protein kinase BSK6-like, whose product is MGARCSKFSFCWFHSHLKPSVLESSDQENGEKGERKLWPSFGEFNLEQLKVATNGFSSENIVSEHGEKAPNVVYKGKLDNGQWIAIKRFNKFAWPDSRQFLEEAKQVGSLRSERLANLVGYCYEGEERLLVAEFMPHETLAKHLFHWEAQPMKWAMRLRVAFYLAQALEYCTSKGRGLYHDLNAYRILFDQDANPRLSCFGLMKNSRDGKSYSTNLAFTPPEYLRTGRVTPESVVYSFGTLLLDLLSGKHIPPSHALDLIRGKNFLMLMDSALEGHFSKDDGTELVRLASRCLQYEARERPNAKSLVASLLSLQKETEVPSYVLMGLQQETASSTKQLSLTPFGEACLRLDLTAIHEILEKTGYKDDEGIANELSFQLWTSQMQETLNLKKHGDTAFRAKDFVTAIDCYTQFIDGGTMVSPTVYARRCLSYLMNDMAQEALGDAMQAQVVSPEWPTSLYLQAACLFSLGMENDAQETLKDGTNMEARKNKN